The following proteins are encoded in a genomic region of Pseudomonas sp. Os17:
- a CDS encoding porin: protein MHNNKNCQYPLIPALLVGLSTLGLGTVAEAEIMLYDKDQTTFSTDGYINAFYVNSKVDRSGEQYDRRQARVKMGFLPNYLGFNMGKQVDDLKLGARASFWVTINDSETNGTDTAIDVRQFYGTVANPEWGEVLIGKDFGLFARSNILLDEMLAGYGQVSDSLGLVDGGGVSFGNIGSGYPYPFPSSQITYRSPLMDGLRVAVGILDPVDTNDSSALGKAYQKNPRTESEITYQFDLGGAKFYSWLNGSYQTSDNTDPNVQSVTSKGLGYGLQAKMGGLSLTGSGFQAKGINPFFTNNAGEATLRNVDSKGYLLQGSYKLGKNRLALSYGKTKDDGNGVVGSGADYQTRGVALFHDINDNLKLVAEYNQFEIDGHHTNAQNENTDTFAVGAVLTW, encoded by the coding sequence ATGCATAACAATAAGAACTGCCAGTACCCTCTGATTCCGGCCCTGCTCGTCGGCCTGTCGACCCTTGGCCTGGGCACTGTCGCCGAAGCCGAGATCATGCTGTACGACAAGGACCAGACCACCTTTTCCACCGACGGCTACATCAACGCCTTCTACGTCAACAGCAAGGTCGACCGCTCCGGCGAGCAGTACGACCGCCGCCAGGCGCGGGTGAAGATGGGCTTTCTGCCCAACTACCTCGGCTTCAACATGGGCAAACAGGTGGACGACCTCAAGCTCGGCGCCCGGGCCTCGTTCTGGGTGACCATCAACGACAGCGAAACCAACGGCACCGACACCGCCATCGACGTGCGCCAGTTCTACGGCACCGTGGCCAACCCGGAGTGGGGCGAGGTGCTGATCGGTAAGGACTTCGGCCTGTTCGCCCGCTCCAACATCCTGCTCGATGAAATGCTCGCCGGGTACGGCCAGGTCAGCGACAGCCTGGGATTGGTGGACGGCGGCGGGGTGTCGTTCGGCAACATCGGCAGCGGTTATCCCTATCCCTTTCCGTCGTCGCAGATCACTTACCGCAGCCCGCTGATGGACGGCCTGCGGGTGGCGGTGGGCATCCTCGACCCGGTGGACACCAACGACAGCAGCGCCCTGGGCAAGGCCTACCAGAAGAACCCGCGCACCGAGAGCGAGATCACCTACCAGTTCGACCTGGGCGGGGCCAAGTTCTACAGCTGGCTCAACGGCAGCTACCAGACTTCCGACAACACCGACCCCAACGTGCAGTCGGTGACGTCCAAGGGCCTGGGCTATGGCCTGCAGGCCAAGATGGGCGGCCTGTCCCTGACCGGTTCCGGGTTCCAGGCCAAGGGCATCAACCCGTTCTTCACCAACAATGCCGGCGAAGCCACCTTGCGCAATGTCGACAGCAAAGGCTACCTGCTGCAGGGCTCGTACAAACTGGGCAAGAACCGCCTGGCACTGTCCTACGGCAAGACCAAGGACGACGGCAATGGCGTGGTCGGCAGCGGCGCCGATTACCAGACCCGGGGCGTGGCGCTGTTCCACGACATCAACGACAACCTCAAGCTGGTGGCCGAGTACAACCAGTTCGAGATCGACGGTCATCACACCAATGCGCAAAACGAAAACACCGACACCTTCGCCGTGGGTGCGGTGCTGACCTGGTAA
- the nosP gene encoding nitric oxide-sensing protein NosP, producing the protein MQQAQSEGVVSAMSQAVDPQQVAQDLASQLLHPHLGFVLFFCSAEYPLHTLGPALQQSFGGIPLVGCTSAGEITPLGYGRNCVTAIGFDHRHFSIAAELIDQMEHFSLIDAQQMVERLVGRCRSNTLAPIKGNSFALTLLDGLSSREEMVLAALSAALGDIPHFGGSAGDDNYLTHTHVYYGGEFHSGAAVVVLVNTWLDFEVFTTHHIQPREEKLVVTGADSASRRVYELNAEPAAEEYARLIGVPLAQLDHRVFAAHPLAVRINQHYYVRAVQQVHPDLSLSFYCAVENGIVLTAMTPGPLLPNLQQLFDGLQQRLGSLLLTIGCDCFLRRLELEDRGSLDEIGAFLRDQRVMGFNTYGEQFNGMHINQTFTGVAIARSRTPARR; encoded by the coding sequence ATGCAGCAAGCCCAGAGCGAGGGCGTGGTCAGTGCCATGTCCCAGGCCGTCGATCCGCAGCAGGTGGCTCAGGACCTGGCCAGCCAGTTGCTGCATCCGCACCTGGGCTTCGTGCTGTTTTTCTGTTCCGCCGAATACCCCCTGCACACCCTCGGCCCGGCCCTGCAACAGAGCTTTGGCGGCATCCCCCTGGTGGGTTGCACCAGCGCCGGGGAAATCACCCCTCTGGGCTACGGGCGCAATTGCGTAACCGCCATCGGCTTCGATCACCGGCACTTTTCCATCGCCGCCGAGCTGATCGACCAGATGGAGCACTTCAGCCTGATCGACGCCCAGCAGATGGTCGAACGCCTGGTGGGCCGTTGCCGCAGCAACACCCTGGCGCCGATCAAGGGCAACAGCTTCGCCCTGACCCTGCTGGACGGCCTGTCGAGCCGCGAAGAAATGGTCCTGGCCGCCCTCAGCGCGGCCCTGGGGGACATTCCGCATTTCGGCGGTTCGGCCGGCGATGACAACTACCTGACCCACACCCACGTGTATTACGGCGGCGAGTTCCACAGCGGCGCGGCGGTGGTGGTGCTGGTCAACACCTGGCTGGATTTCGAGGTGTTCACCACCCACCACATCCAGCCCCGGGAAGAAAAACTGGTGGTCACCGGCGCCGACAGCGCCTCGCGCCGGGTCTATGAACTGAACGCGGAACCAGCCGCCGAGGAGTACGCACGGTTGATCGGCGTGCCCCTGGCGCAGCTCGACCATCGGGTGTTCGCCGCCCACCCGCTGGCGGTGCGCATCAACCAGCACTACTACGTGCGCGCGGTGCAGCAGGTGCACCCGGACCTGAGCCTGAGTTTCTACTGCGCGGTGGAGAACGGCATCGTCCTCACCGCCATGACCCCCGGCCCTTTGCTGCCCAACCTGCAACAGCTGTTCGACGGCTTGCAGCAGCGCCTGGGCAGCCTGTTGCTGACCATCGGCTGCGACTGCTTTTTGCGTCGCCTGGAGCTGGAGGATCGCGGCAGCCTGGATGAGATCGGGGCCTTTTTGCGGGATCAACGGGTGATGGGTTTCAACACCTACGGAGAACAGTTCAATGGCATGCACATCAACCAGACCTTCACCGGGGTCGCCATTGCCCGCAGTCGAACTCCGGCCCGCCGCTGA
- the nahK gene encoding hybrid sensor histidine kinase/response regulator NahK/ErcS', producing MACTSTRPSPGSPLPAVELRPAAELQAQLDCLQRENRKLRRINEALIERVESGITRGNDPYAAFQHSVVLAEQVRERTDALNQAMAELKAGNHLLSEARLRAETAHQHLIDAIESISDAFVLFDQEQRIVLFNSRFRAFWTHGRVRIMAGMRLSEVRRLMTSTGLFSEEPRSGADEQPLYRLHNGRWLQVSERPTREGGRVILFTDITEVKHSETLRREQAVAQKSHLLQRAVDNLSQGVAMVSAEGILELWNRRFLELSGLAPVAAHRLFAEVIGDSELSLLTPASRDGNGRVIHECEQRLSDGRVLEIRTHPLPTGGFVNTFTDITERYQHAEALSESERWIRLITDHVPALIAYLNADLVYEFTNKVYEEWYCWPRGVMLGQSLREVHSEQHYQRLESYVERALAGESVTFEFAETNVNNQERYMLRSYVPNRLANGEVVGIFVLIRDITERRRTAEALHQAYQNLELRVRERTAELTTLNQQLLREIEERSRVESRLREAKSEAERANLSKTKFLAAVSHDLLQPLNAARLFTSALLERRDPQASSALVRNVSNSLEDVENLLGTLVDISKLDAGVIKADIAPFALSELLENLAAEYAQVARSEGLELHFVACSALVRSDIQLLARILRNLLSNAIRYTRQGRVVLGCRRQGHWLSIEVWDSGMGIAAERLEEIFQEFKRGEEQRPDQDRGLGLGLAIVEKIAGILGHRIGVRSWPGRGSVFSVQVPISASAPLPAPRPELGDALLERLHGARIWVLDNDAAICAGMRTLLEGWGCQVITALSEEDLARQVDDYRADADLLIADYHLDHQQNGIDAVARINARRALAIPAMMITANYSNDLKQQLRQLGHTLMHKPVRPMKLKTAISHLLTPPL from the coding sequence ATGGCATGCACATCAACCAGACCTTCACCGGGGTCGCCATTGCCCGCAGTCGAACTCCGGCCCGCCGCTGAGCTGCAAGCGCAGCTCGACTGCCTGCAGCGCGAGAACCGCAAGCTGCGGCGGATCAACGAGGCGCTGATCGAACGGGTCGAATCCGGCATCACCCGCGGCAACGACCCTTATGCGGCGTTCCAGCATTCGGTGGTGCTGGCCGAGCAGGTGCGCGAACGCACCGACGCCCTGAACCAGGCCATGGCCGAGCTCAAGGCCGGCAACCATCTGCTCAGCGAGGCGCGGCTGCGGGCCGAGACGGCTCACCAGCACCTGATCGACGCCATCGAGAGCATTTCCGACGCCTTCGTGCTGTTCGATCAGGAGCAGCGCATCGTCCTGTTCAACAGCCGCTTTCGCGCCTTCTGGACCCACGGCCGGGTGCGGATCATGGCCGGCATGCGCCTGTCGGAAGTGCGCCGACTGATGACCAGCACCGGGCTGTTCAGCGAGGAACCGCGCAGCGGCGCCGACGAACAACCGCTGTATCGCCTGCACAACGGCCGCTGGCTGCAGGTCAGCGAACGGCCGACCCGGGAGGGCGGGCGGGTGATCCTGTTCACCGACATCACCGAGGTCAAGCACAGCGAAACCCTGCGCCGGGAGCAGGCGGTGGCGCAAAAGTCCCACCTGCTGCAACGGGCGGTGGACAACCTGTCCCAGGGCGTGGCCATGGTCAGCGCCGAGGGCATTCTCGAACTGTGGAACCGGCGCTTCCTGGAGCTCAGCGGGTTGGCCCCGGTGGCCGCGCACCGCTTGTTTGCCGAAGTCATCGGCGACAGTGAGCTGAGCCTGCTGACCCCCGCCAGCCGCGACGGCAATGGCCGGGTGATCCACGAGTGTGAGCAACGTTTGAGCGACGGCCGGGTCCTGGAGATCCGCACCCATCCGCTACCCACCGGCGGTTTCGTCAACACCTTCACCGACATCACCGAGCGCTACCAGCACGCCGAGGCCCTGAGCGAGAGCGAACGCTGGATTCGCCTGATCACCGACCATGTGCCGGCGCTGATCGCCTACCTGAATGCCGACCTGGTGTACGAGTTCACCAACAAGGTCTACGAGGAGTGGTACTGCTGGCCCCGGGGCGTGATGCTCGGCCAGAGCCTGCGCGAGGTGCACAGCGAACAGCACTACCAGCGCCTGGAAAGCTATGTGGAGCGGGCCCTGGCGGGGGAGAGCGTGACCTTCGAATTCGCCGAAACCAACGTCAACAACCAGGAGCGCTACATGCTGCGCTCCTACGTGCCCAACCGCCTGGCCAATGGCGAAGTGGTGGGGATCTTCGTGCTGATCCGCGACATCACCGAACGCCGGCGCACCGCCGAGGCCTTGCATCAGGCCTACCAGAACCTGGAACTGCGGGTGCGCGAACGCACCGCCGAACTGACCACCCTCAACCAGCAGCTGCTGCGCGAGATCGAAGAGCGCAGCCGGGTCGAGTCGCGGCTGCGCGAGGCCAAGAGCGAGGCCGAGCGGGCCAACCTGTCGAAGACCAAGTTCCTCGCCGCGGTCAGCCATGACCTGCTGCAACCCCTGAACGCCGCGCGGCTGTTCACCAGCGCCTTGCTGGAGCGCCGCGACCCCCAGGCCAGCAGCGCCCTGGTGCGCAATGTCAGCAACTCCCTGGAAGACGTGGAGAACCTGCTGGGCACCCTGGTGGACATCTCCAAGCTCGACGCCGGGGTGATCAAGGCCGATATCGCGCCTTTCGCCTTGAGCGAACTGTTGGAAAACCTTGCCGCCGAGTACGCCCAGGTGGCCCGCAGCGAAGGCCTGGAACTGCACTTCGTGGCCTGCTCGGCCCTGGTGCGCAGCGACATCCAGCTGCTGGCGCGAATCCTTCGCAACCTGCTGAGCAACGCCATCCGCTACACCCGTCAGGGCCGGGTGGTGCTGGGCTGCCGGCGCCAGGGGCACTGGCTGTCGATCGAAGTCTGGGACAGTGGCATGGGCATCGCCGCCGAACGCCTGGAAGAAATCTTCCAGGAATTCAAGCGCGGCGAAGAACAGCGCCCGGACCAGGATCGCGGCCTGGGCCTGGGGCTGGCCATCGTCGAGAAGATTGCCGGGATCCTCGGCCACCGCATCGGCGTGCGCTCCTGGCCGGGACGTGGCTCGGTGTTCAGCGTGCAGGTGCCGATCAGCGCCAGCGCGCCCTTGCCGGCGCCGCGCCCGGAGCTGGGCGACGCGCTGCTGGAGCGTTTGCACGGCGCGCGGATCTGGGTGCTGGATAACGACGCGGCGATCTGCGCCGGCATGCGCACCCTGCTCGAAGGCTGGGGCTGCCAGGTGATCACCGCCTTGTCCGAAGAAGACCTGGCGCGCCAGGTCGACGACTACCGCGCCGACGCCGACCTGCTGATTGCCGACTACCACCTGGACCACCAGCAGAACGGCATCGACGCCGTGGCCCGGATCAACGCCCGCCGTGCCCTGGCGATCCCGGCGATGATGATCACCGCCAACTACAGCAACGACCTCAAACAGCAACTGCGGCAGCTGGGCCACACCCTGATGCACAAACCGGTGCGCCCGATGAAACTCAAGACCGCCATCAGCCACCTGCTGACGCCCCCCCTGTAG
- a CDS encoding response regulator transcription factor, with product MYKILIADDHPLFREAIHNVISDGFPGSEVMETADLDSALALTQEHDDLDLILLDLNMPGMHGLNGLITLRNEAPTIPVVIVSAEQDKQIVLQAITYGAVGFITKSSARSQMTEAIEQILNGNVYLPPDIIRTQKSQPGRRSSETPSFPPELLQALTRKQLLVLERMTKGESNKQIAYTLDIAETTVKAHVSAILRKLNVHNRVQAILSAGDIDFGAYLRR from the coding sequence ATGTATAAAATTCTGATAGCCGACGATCACCCACTGTTTCGCGAAGCCATTCACAACGTCATCAGCGACGGATTTCCCGGCAGCGAGGTGATGGAAACCGCCGACCTGGACAGCGCCCTGGCCCTGACCCAGGAGCACGACGACCTCGACCTGATCCTGCTGGACCTGAACATGCCTGGCATGCACGGCCTCAACGGCCTGATCACCCTGCGCAACGAAGCGCCGACCATTCCGGTGGTGATCGTCTCCGCCGAGCAGGACAAGCAAATCGTCCTCCAGGCCATCACCTACGGCGCCGTCGGCTTCATCACCAAATCCTCGGCGCGCTCGCAGATGACCGAGGCCATCGAACAGATCCTCAACGGCAACGTGTACCTGCCGCCGGACATCATCCGCACCCAGAAAAGCCAGCCGGGACGCCGCAGCAGCGAGACCCCGAGCTTCCCCCCGGAACTGCTCCAGGCCCTGACCCGCAAACAGCTCCTGGTGCTGGAACGCATGACCAAGGGCGAGTCCAACAAACAGATCGCCTACACCCTGGACATTGCCGAAACCACAGTGAAGGCCCACGTCTCGGCGATCCTGCGCAAGCTCAACGTGCACAACCGGGTGCAAGCAATCCTCAGTGCCGGGGATATCGATTTCGGCGCCTACCTGCGCCGCTAA